One Maribacter cobaltidurans genomic window carries:
- a CDS encoding nucleotidyl transferase AbiEii/AbiGii toxin family protein produces the protein MKFYDIPKEDRLAIFKNVEGKTGIPDFAVEKDWWVVSTLGIIFEMGIAEHLVFKGGTSLSKAWKLIDRFSEDIDLAVDRGFFGYSGELSKKQLTKLRKETSSYISGKFYPELQQRFKSNGFKDVGFNIIPAESSDQDPRIIEIYYPFLTKSPGYIQPRVQVEIGCRSLREPFQSKPISSFVDEEYPDAEFVAPPVKVPSVTPERTFLEKLFLLHEEFQRPKEKIRVDRLSRHLYDIFQLSKTEFAVNAIHDKGLYETIVNHRYVFTKLGGVDYNLHRPQDIRPIPPPEYEDDWKADYKTMQEQMIYGDSPAYENLVKGIQGFLEKMNVLDWRMGVEFPLPKS, from the coding sequence CCAAAGAAGATAGGCTTGCCATCTTTAAAAATGTAGAAGGCAAAACGGGAATACCAGATTTTGCGGTTGAAAAGGACTGGTGGGTCGTCAGTACATTGGGAATAATATTTGAAATGGGGATAGCGGAACATTTGGTCTTTAAGGGCGGGACGTCGCTAAGCAAGGCTTGGAAACTGATCGATCGATTTAGCGAAGATATCGACCTTGCCGTTGACCGGGGATTTTTTGGATATTCAGGGGAGCTATCAAAAAAACAGCTGACCAAGCTGAGGAAAGAAACGAGTTCCTATATTTCAGGGAAATTTTATCCAGAGTTGCAGCAGCGATTTAAGAGCAATGGATTTAAGGATGTGGGTTTCAATATCATTCCGGCCGAATCAAGCGACCAAGACCCTCGTATCATAGAAATCTATTATCCATTTCTGACCAAATCCCCCGGATACATCCAACCAAGGGTACAAGTTGAAATTGGCTGTCGTTCTCTAAGGGAACCATTTCAATCAAAACCGATAAGCTCCTTTGTGGACGAAGAATATCCCGATGCCGAATTTGTAGCGCCTCCAGTAAAGGTTCCATCCGTAACCCCTGAAAGGACTTTTTTAGAAAAACTTTTTCTATTGCATGAGGAATTCCAACGTCCCAAGGAAAAGATAAGGGTGGATAGGCTAAGCCGTCATTTGTACGATATTTTCCAATTATCGAAAACGGAATTTGCGGTCAATGCCATCCACGACAAAGGTTTATATGAAACCATTGTAAATCATAGATATGTATTCACAAAACTTGGTGGGGTCGATTATAATCTGCATCGACCTCAGGATATACGGCCCATCCCACCCCCTGAGTATGAGGACGATTGGAAGGCAGATTATAAAACCATGCAAGAGCAAATGATTTATGGGGATTCCCCAGCCTATGAAAATTTGGTCAAGGGAATCCAAGGATTTTTAGAAAAGATGAATGTTTTGGATTGGAGAATGGGAGTGGAATTTCCCTTACCCAAAAGTTGA
- a CDS encoding plasmid mobilization protein, with the protein MARPKKDIESLKAIRVNVRMTVNEYLIVSGNAAALGMGIPDYIRKKVTGRPLPRTKVTPEDRRLFVELSRIGNNINQLTKKSHLGIHAPKNLYSHLRELQHLLQELKSKIVNK; encoded by the coding sequence ATGGCACGGCCAAAAAAAGATATTGAATCACTCAAGGCGATACGGGTCAATGTACGCATGACGGTCAATGAATACCTTATCGTTTCCGGAAATGCGGCCGCTTTAGGCATGGGCATACCGGATTATATTCGAAAAAAGGTAACGGGCAGACCACTTCCAAGAACCAAGGTTACGCCAGAGGATAGAAGATTGTTCGTTGAGCTGAGCCGGATCGGCAACAACATCAACCAACTTACGAAAAAGTCTCATTTGGGCATACACGCCCCTAAGAATCTATATAGTCATTTAAGAGAGTTACAGCATCTTTTGCAGGAACTAAAGTCGAAAATTGTCAACAAATGA
- a CDS encoding relaxase/mobilization nuclease domain-containing protein, whose translation MIAKQIKGKDFYGLLAYNQKKVELGQAVVLDANIDLGSSVDMTKEFNLIRQLRPRLGKAVYHVSLNLPPGDKMRDSEFVAMGLDYLNGMGFDDNQYIMYRHDDQSHQHIHIVANRVKLSGALVSDSRDYERSERLVRKLEKKYGLSQLPDASLEREAALTQKEIEKSLRTGNPPIKSLLQHQLREALKRSATTQEIIDQLRSREIRPKFNISKTTGRVSGISFKYEGVIYKGSSLGRKYSWNNIIKQIDYEQIRDRTVILENNHAEQGNKGVVAPDSGPSRNIVGETKDAEGGTIQISEKSKYDLGGTQKDGLDDESFTPFKIELEDFDRRKRRSKKKKKERGL comes from the coding sequence ATGATAGCCAAACAGATAAAGGGAAAGGATTTTTATGGACTGTTGGCCTACAACCAAAAAAAGGTGGAACTGGGCCAGGCCGTTGTTCTGGACGCGAATATAGATTTGGGCAGCTCTGTTGACATGACCAAGGAGTTCAATTTGATTCGGCAGTTACGCCCTAGGCTCGGTAAAGCAGTCTATCATGTTTCCTTGAACCTGCCGCCTGGCGATAAGATGCGTGATAGTGAATTCGTTGCGATGGGACTGGACTATCTAAACGGAATGGGATTCGATGACAACCAATACATTATGTACCGCCATGATGACCAAAGCCACCAACACATCCATATCGTTGCCAATAGGGTAAAACTATCCGGAGCATTGGTCAGTGATAGCAGAGACTATGAGCGCAGCGAACGCTTGGTGCGAAAGCTGGAAAAGAAATATGGTCTTTCACAACTGCCAGACGCAAGCTTGGAAAGAGAGGCGGCACTCACCCAAAAAGAGATAGAGAAATCGCTCCGGACGGGCAACCCACCGATTAAAAGCCTGCTTCAACATCAATTGAGGGAGGCATTAAAACGTTCAGCTACTACACAAGAGATTATAGACCAATTACGGTCAAGAGAAATTCGTCCAAAATTCAATATCAGCAAGACCACTGGAAGGGTCTCCGGTATCTCCTTCAAATATGAAGGAGTGATTTATAAGGGCAGCAGCCTAGGCCGAAAATATTCATGGAACAACATCATAAAACAAATCGATTATGAACAAATCAGAGACCGTACAGTTATTCTCGAAAATAATCATGCAGAACAAGGAAATAAAGGAGTTGTTGCTCCGGATTCAGGCCCATCAAGGAACATTGTCGGAGAAACAAAAGATGCTGAGGGAGGGACAATCCAAATTAGTGAAAAATCAAAATACGATTTGGGAGGTACTCAAAAGGATGGCCTAGATGACGAATCCTTCACTCCGTTCAAGATAGAGTTGGAAGATTTCGACCGCAGGAAGCGCAGGAGTAAGAAGAAGAAAAAAGAAAGGGGTTTATAA
- a CDS encoding tyrosine-type recombinase/integrase, with the protein MGSFFDILQSAYATAYKNGLEKKKYTEPKIYHGGDNFDLSKRWYVYFDYASPDLFDKLGNPVLVRQTPVTMSVNKNYKTKKERLFHLGIIKEVLLEMLKEGYSPYKDKLKLNSKSLEYTAEAALDYAYTLKLNELSDTSIKDYKSRYNQFKKYLNKKNLLDKSILSITKQTVNNYLQSIVKKSSARNRNNTRIVLSSLFGELEDNDIIPRNFIENIKVLNTKSVSHKTYSLEVLEGLFAFIKENDPLLLLFIKFVSYNFLRPIEVCRLKVKDIFLAQKLLRVQAKNKPEKTKIIPDIVHHEIKDLDFSVQNHFLFTPAGIGEWEASESSRRDYFTKRFWKLKKKYNAYLLSQGKTLQLGSEYTIYSFRHTFITLLFRKFRKEFTYTETCDKLMLITGHSTLKALKSYLKDIDAELPEDYSGLLSLT; encoded by the coding sequence ATGGGTTCTTTTTTTGATATATTGCAAAGCGCATACGCTACCGCATACAAAAACGGATTGGAGAAGAAAAAATACACGGAACCGAAAATCTACCATGGCGGGGACAATTTTGACCTTTCCAAAAGGTGGTACGTCTATTTTGACTATGCCAGTCCGGACCTTTTTGACAAACTTGGAAATCCCGTGCTGGTCCGTCAAACGCCAGTAACAATGAGCGTCAATAAAAACTACAAGACAAAAAAAGAAAGATTATTTCATCTTGGGATAATCAAGGAGGTTTTGCTGGAAATGCTCAAAGAAGGGTATTCTCCTTACAAGGACAAGCTTAAGCTCAATTCAAAATCCCTGGAATATACGGCCGAAGCCGCATTGGATTATGCCTATACGCTAAAACTCAATGAACTTTCGGACACTTCCATCAAAGATTACAAAAGCCGATACAATCAGTTTAAAAAATACTTGAATAAAAAGAACTTGCTTGATAAAAGCATCCTTAGCATTACCAAGCAGACCGTCAACAATTATCTACAAAGTATAGTCAAAAAAAGCAGTGCAAGAAACAGGAACAACACCCGCATCGTATTAAGTTCCCTATTTGGTGAGCTTGAAGACAACGATATTATCCCGAGAAATTTTATCGAGAATATCAAAGTACTCAATACAAAATCGGTAAGCCATAAGACCTATTCGTTAGAAGTCCTGGAAGGTCTATTTGCCTTTATCAAGGAAAACGACCCACTTCTGTTGCTTTTCATAAAATTTGTCTCCTATAATTTTCTACGCCCCATTGAGGTATGCAGGCTAAAAGTCAAGGATATTTTTCTTGCTCAAAAGCTATTACGGGTTCAAGCAAAGAACAAACCTGAAAAGACCAAAATTATACCGGATATCGTCCACCATGAAATCAAGGATTTGGACTTCTCCGTACAAAATCATTTTTTGTTTACTCCTGCTGGTATTGGAGAATGGGAAGCTTCGGAATCAAGTAGAAGGGATTATTTTACCAAACGGTTTTGGAAACTTAAAAAGAAATACAACGCATATCTTCTGTCTCAAGGAAAAACGCTACAATTGGGCAGTGAATATACAATCTATTCTTTCAGGCATACTTTTATAACATTGCTTTTTAGGAAGTTCAGGAAAGAATTTACCTATACAGAAACTTGTGATAAATTGATGCTGATTACGGGGCATTCTACCTTAAAAGCACTTAAGTCTTATTTGAAGGATATCGATGCGGAACTCCCTGAGGATTATAGCGGTTTATTATCCTTAACCTAA
- a CDS encoding alanine/glycine:cation symporter family protein — MKQLNDFLIQAISATEWPMFVLLIGGGLFLMLYSKLLPYRYFGHALAITRGKYDDKNAKGDVSSLQALSAAVAATVGLGNISGVAIAIHDGGPGVVFWIWMTALIGMCIKFYSCSLSIMFRGEDSEGHLQGGPMFYIVNGLGKKYKPLAIFFALAGLFGFLGVFTANQFTETFMSVINPSETIMQMSEFNWKLTIGFVLAIVSSFVIFGGLEKIAKVATAIVPFMVMVYLVAVLFVMFMNASQVIPSLKMIITEAWNFKSIVTGGFWGLVIIGVRRAMFSNEAGLGSAPMYHGQSKNDEPIREGLVAMLGPFIDTILVCTFTAVVIILSGAYLEDGSGIVMTLNAFQKTLFGFGDELLMVIVAAFALSTLFTYSYYGVKCLSFLTNAKIGRWYNVYFVIMIVFAAIASLELVKNLIDLSYALMVIPNMIAVLLLTPKVNAAAKVYFEKLKNERS, encoded by the coding sequence ATGAAGCAACTGAATGATTTTTTAATACAGGCAATTTCCGCAACGGAATGGCCCATGTTTGTTCTATTGATTGGAGGAGGTCTATTTTTAATGCTGTATTCCAAATTATTGCCTTACCGTTATTTTGGACATGCCCTAGCAATAACTCGGGGAAAATATGACGATAAAAATGCAAAGGGTGATGTAAGTTCCCTTCAGGCATTATCGGCGGCGGTTGCGGCTACCGTTGGACTTGGAAATATTTCAGGGGTCGCCATTGCCATTCATGATGGTGGTCCTGGGGTCGTTTTTTGGATTTGGATGACCGCATTGATAGGAATGTGTATTAAGTTCTACTCCTGCAGTCTCTCTATAATGTTCAGGGGAGAAGACTCAGAAGGTCATTTACAGGGAGGTCCTATGTTCTATATTGTCAATGGACTAGGTAAAAAATATAAACCTTTGGCCATATTCTTTGCCCTAGCCGGACTCTTTGGTTTTTTAGGTGTTTTTACGGCTAACCAATTTACGGAAACATTCATGAGTGTTATAAATCCATCCGAAACCATTATGCAAATGAGTGAATTTAACTGGAAATTGACCATAGGTTTTGTTTTGGCCATAGTTAGTTCGTTCGTCATTTTTGGAGGTTTAGAAAAAATAGCCAAGGTGGCCACTGCAATAGTACCCTTTATGGTGATGGTATATTTGGTTGCTGTTTTATTTGTGATGTTTATGAATGCATCCCAGGTAATACCTTCGCTCAAGATGATTATAACGGAAGCTTGGAACTTTAAGTCCATTGTTACTGGAGGATTTTGGGGACTTGTAATTATTGGAGTCCGGAGAGCTATGTTTTCCAATGAGGCCGGTCTGGGCAGCGCTCCCATGTACCACGGTCAGTCTAAAAACGATGAGCCCATACGTGAAGGGTTGGTGGCTATGTTGGGTCCTTTTATAGATACAATACTGGTCTGTACTTTTACTGCTGTTGTTATTATTTTAAGTGGAGCTTATTTAGAGGACGGAAGTGGTATAGTAATGACATTAAATGCATTTCAAAAAACGTTATTTGGGTTTGGGGACGAGCTTTTGATGGTAATTGTTGCAGCCTTTGCCCTTTCAACCTTATTCACATATTCCTACTATGGAGTTAAGTGCCTTTCATTTTTGACGAATGCCAAAATTGGTAGATGGTACAATGTTTATTTTGTGATTATGATTGTTTTTGCGGCTATTGCTTCTTTGGAACTGGTTAAAAACCTTATCGATTTGTCCTATGCCCTTATGGTAATTCCTAATATGATTGCCGTACTTTTGTTGACTCCTAAGGTTAATGCTGCCGCCAAGGTTTATTTTGAAAAATTAAAGAATGAAAGATCATAA
- the era gene encoding GTPase Era has product MKDHKAGFVNIIGNPNVGKSTLMNAFVGEKLSIITSKAQTTRHRILGIVNGDDFQVILSDTPGIIKPAYDLQSSMMDFVKSAFEDADVLLYMVEIGEKALKDENFFAKIKNSKIPVLLLLNKIDGASQELLEEQVQYWQDQLPTVEIHPISALQNFNVRGVFERILELLPASPPYYPKDQLTDKPERFFVNETIREKILLYYKKEIPYAVEVETEEFLEDEEIIRIRSVIMVERDSQKGIIIGHKGSALKKVGVEARKDLEQFFDKQVHIELYVKVNKNWRNDSRQLKRFGYNN; this is encoded by the coding sequence ATGAAAGATCATAAAGCTGGTTTTGTAAATATTATTGGTAATCCCAACGTGGGCAAGTCCACCTTAATGAATGCCTTTGTGGGTGAAAAATTATCCATAATTACTTCGAAGGCACAAACTACAAGACACAGGATTTTAGGTATTGTAAACGGAGATGATTTTCAGGTTATTCTTTCGGATACTCCTGGTATTATAAAACCTGCCTATGATTTACAATCCTCAATGATGGATTTTGTAAAGTCAGCCTTTGAAGACGCCGATGTATTATTGTATATGGTCGAAATAGGAGAGAAAGCCTTAAAGGATGAAAATTTCTTTGCTAAGATCAAGAATTCTAAGATTCCTGTGCTATTGCTTTTGAACAAGATTGATGGTGCTAGTCAAGAGCTATTGGAAGAACAGGTTCAGTACTGGCAAGATCAGTTACCAACGGTAGAGATACATCCCATATCGGCCTTACAAAACTTCAATGTTCGGGGTGTTTTTGAAAGAATTTTAGAGTTGCTACCGGCCTCCCCACCCTATTATCCCAAGGACCAATTAACGGATAAGCCGGAGCGTTTTTTTGTCAACGAGACCATACGGGAAAAAATACTCTTGTATTACAAAAAGGAAATTCCATATGCCGTGGAGGTGGAAACCGAGGAATTTCTTGAGGATGAAGAGATAATTAGAATTCGATCGGTAATCATGGTCGAGCGAGATTCCCAAAAAGGCATTATTATAGGCCATAAAGGTAGCGCATTGAAAAAAGTAGGGGTTGAAGCGCGAAAGGATTTGGAACAGTTTTTTGACAAGCAAGTACATATTGAGCTTTATGTAAAGGTGAACAAAAATTGGCGCAACGATAGTAGACAGCTAAAACGTTTTGGGTATAATAATTAA
- a CDS encoding NeuD/PglB/VioB family sugar acetyltransferase yields the protein MQNIIIFGASGHGSVVLDCIEKEGKYKVVGFIDSFKKKGTIINGYPILGTEFDLPFLIDKYNIRGGIVAIGDNWIRNSMVERINKISPNFSYISVVHPSAEVGKEVQFGVGTVIMPGVIVNANSVIGNFCLLNTNSSLGHDGFMQNFSSLAPKTCTGGNLILGKYSALCLGVNVIDSITIGEHTVVGAGSLVVGNLDSNILAFGSPAKKIRIRDIGEPYMSGRKNKMDVIPLYKLEQ from the coding sequence ATGCAAAATATAATCATTTTTGGTGCTTCAGGCCACGGTAGTGTTGTACTGGATTGTATTGAGAAGGAAGGAAAATACAAGGTGGTTGGATTCATCGATTCTTTCAAAAAGAAAGGCACTATCATAAATGGTTATCCAATATTGGGCACGGAATTTGACTTGCCATTTCTAATCGATAAATATAATATTCGTGGGGGTATTGTTGCCATTGGTGATAATTGGATTCGAAATTCCATGGTAGAACGTATTAATAAAATTTCACCTAATTTTTCTTACATTTCCGTTGTTCACCCAAGTGCTGAGGTTGGTAAGGAAGTACAATTTGGAGTAGGGACAGTTATAATGCCTGGAGTCATTGTAAATGCGAATTCCGTAATAGGAAATTTTTGCCTTTTAAATACAAATAGTTCACTAGGGCATGATGGGTTTATGCAAAATTTTTCTAGTTTAGCCCCAAAGACATGTACAGGAGGTAATCTCATTTTGGGCAAGTATTCCGCCTTGTGTTTGGGAGTCAATGTTATTGATTCCATTACTATTGGGGAACATACCGTTGTTGGGGCAGGATCTTTGGTAGTGGGTAATTTAGATAGTAATATTCTCGCTTTCGGTTCTCCAGCCAAGAAAATCAGGATTAGGGATATCGGCGAACCATATATGTCTGGCAGGAAAAATAAAATGGACGTTATTCCTCTTTACAAGTTGGAACAATAA
- the der gene encoding ribosome biogenesis GTPase Der: MGAIVAIVGRPNVGKSTFFNRLIQRREAIVDASSGVTRDRHYGKSDWNGKEFSLIDTGGYVLGSDDIFEQEIDKQVELAIEEADAIIFMVDVETGVTGMDEDVAKLLRRVNKPVFLAVNKVDNSMREEDAVEFYSLGLGDYYTLSSINGSGTGELLDALVEKLPEGEKEESELPRFAVVGRPNAGKSSFINALIGEERYIVTDIAGTTRDSIDTTYNRFGFEFNLVDTAGIRRKSKVKEDLEFYSVMRSVRAIENCDVCLLLLDATRGFDGQVENIFWLAARNNKGIVILVNKWDLVEDKETNTIKQYTQKIKKAIEPFTDVPILFISVLTKQRIFKAIETAVEVYQNRSKKIKTREFNDVMLPLIENYPPPAYKGKYVKIKFCTQLPTPYPQFAFFCNLPQYVRDPYKRYLENKIREEFDFTGVPIKVFMRKK, encoded by the coding sequence ATGGGTGCTATCGTTGCTATTGTGGGAAGGCCAAATGTTGGTAAATCAACTTTTTTCAATCGGTTGATTCAACGAAGGGAGGCAATTGTAGACGCTTCGAGTGGGGTAACGCGTGACCGCCACTATGGGAAAAGCGATTGGAACGGGAAGGAATTCTCGCTCATAGATACCGGAGGATATGTTTTGGGCAGTGATGATATCTTTGAACAAGAGATAGATAAGCAGGTAGAACTTGCCATAGAAGAAGCGGATGCCATTATTTTTATGGTGGATGTGGAAACTGGTGTAACGGGTATGGATGAAGATGTCGCCAAACTTCTTAGGCGTGTCAATAAACCGGTTTTTTTGGCTGTAAACAAGGTGGATAATTCCATGAGGGAAGAAGATGCGGTTGAATTCTACTCACTTGGCTTGGGTGATTATTATACTTTGTCAAGTATAAATGGTAGTGGTACCGGTGAACTGTTGGATGCTCTGGTAGAGAAATTACCGGAAGGCGAAAAGGAGGAAAGCGAACTTCCCAGATTTGCCGTAGTCGGAAGGCCCAATGCCGGTAAATCCTCCTTCATAAATGCATTGATAGGTGAGGAGCGGTATATTGTTACCGATATCGCTGGCACTACACGGGATAGTATCGATACAACCTATAACCGATTCGGATTCGAATTTAATTTGGTTGATACGGCAGGAATTCGAAGGAAATCCAAGGTTAAAGAGGACTTGGAGTTTTATTCAGTAATGCGCTCCGTAAGGGCCATTGAAAATTGTGATGTCTGCTTGTTATTGTTAGATGCTACCCGCGGATTTGATGGTCAGGTTGAAAATATTTTTTGGTTGGCGGCCAGAAACAATAAGGGTATTGTGATTCTGGTGAACAAATGGGATTTGGTAGAGGATAAAGAGACCAATACCATAAAACAATACACTCAAAAAATAAAGAAGGCCATTGAACCTTTTACCGATGTGCCCATTCTCTTTATATCCGTACTAACCAAACAACGCATATTCAAAGCCATTGAAACGGCCGTGGAGGTGTATCAGAATAGAAGCAAGAAAATTAAAACCCGTGAGTTTAACGATGTCATGCTTCCTTTAATCGAAAATTACCCGCCTCCTGCTTACAAAGGCAAATACGTGAAAATCAAGTTTTGTACCCAACTGCCTACACCCTATCCCCAATTTGCCTTTTTCTGCAACCTGCCCCAGTATGTCAGGGATCCTTATAAAAGATATCTCGAAAATAAGATCAGGGAAGAATTTGATTTTACGGGAGTTCCTATTAAGGTTTTTATGAGGAAGAAATAA
- a CDS encoding outer membrane beta-barrel protein: protein MKKVILTILISISFFSISQAQEFKITGKIVDVLDDTPLEAATVYAEVPRDSSLVTYSISKSDGTFELEGNTAYRQLNVFFSFNGYKTLLRKIDIKPIMNLGLVKMEEQAQELKGVNVVGERIPIQIKKDTLEFNADSFKTRPDATVEEVLKKLPGVEIDSDGRITVNGKEVDKVLVNGQVFFSNDPKVATKSLPKEVISKIQILDSKTKEQEFTGDSGDGNTKTINLTLKEDKTDGYMGRLSGGYGQDERYQANGLLNYFNKTKRISFLASSNNINNSGFSFDEIYEMVGNTGRRGGVSFNNNGAFSIGDLAFGFGQGIITSSTLGASYANKKEKEYEVDGNYFFSYSDSYNKEKTFRENLLPDNRFFTDIQSSFTGRTNSNQGAANLEFDLSETLRITAQPTMNVSRTNSMDFSNTLNTNEDGELINTNVTEETSDGFQRNFSNEMEIMKKLDTLGRYFRLNFRNNNRAGNSTSNLRSVSEFFGVSPDQNILDQETTIKNLSDQYEIGVRYRQPIGKEVFLDLDYNYENRTQKNERYVYGLDDITGRYDIFNETLSSDFEFTNGQHTPSMAFRLDGKKLRFRLSAEYNLIDLKNRDFLQDISFSRDYNKLLFNSNLSYTFGQNTRLWLSYDSDLNIPSINQIQPVPNVTNPLNVIVGKPDLSPTVNHNIYFNFNNFNWKDREGFFIYAGLNFIQDQIVNVTDTDENLIRTTTFANVNGAYNHYGAINYSKQIKKDSLYTLKINLRPYINRQKNIGFTNGSQLEANQFTVSPRIGLTFNYKEKLELEPEYTYGFNSTKYNLDRLQDINYITQRLALKITTYWPKNLIWGNDITYSYNGNVGPGFDKDAVFWNMSLGLQIMKNKGTVKLLGYDILNQNINTRRTTGQDFIQDYQGTVLRRYFMASFTLKFDSFGGSGPPEKKGPQFMRL, encoded by the coding sequence ATGAAGAAAGTTATTTTAACTATTCTCATTAGCATTTCTTTTTTTTCAATCTCACAGGCTCAAGAGTTTAAAATTACCGGTAAGATAGTAGATGTATTGGATGACACCCCATTGGAGGCGGCTACGGTATATGCAGAGGTACCTCGGGACAGTTCCTTGGTTACATATTCCATTTCCAAAAGTGATGGGACTTTTGAATTGGAGGGTAATACTGCTTATAGACAATTGAATGTTTTCTTTTCCTTTAACGGATACAAGACCTTGCTTAGGAAGATTGATATAAAACCTATTATGAATTTGGGCTTGGTCAAAATGGAAGAACAAGCACAGGAACTTAAAGGAGTAAATGTTGTTGGGGAAAGAATCCCTATTCAGATTAAAAAAGATACACTGGAATTCAATGCGGACTCTTTTAAGACCAGGCCTGATGCAACGGTAGAAGAGGTCTTAAAGAAGCTTCCGGGGGTTGAAATTGATAGTGATGGCAGAATTACGGTTAATGGGAAGGAGGTTGATAAAGTTTTGGTTAATGGACAGGTCTTTTTTAGCAATGACCCAAAGGTTGCAACCAAAAGCCTTCCAAAGGAAGTCATAAGTAAAATCCAGATTTTGGATTCCAAAACCAAGGAACAGGAGTTCACAGGAGATTCTGGTGATGGTAATACCAAGACAATCAATTTGACACTTAAGGAGGATAAGACCGATGGCTATATGGGAAGATTGTCAGGAGGATATGGCCAGGATGAAAGATATCAGGCCAACGGCCTTTTGAACTATTTCAATAAAACGAAAAGAATAAGCTTTTTAGCCAGTAGTAATAATATTAACAATTCTGGATTCTCCTTTGATGAAATTTATGAAATGGTCGGTAACACAGGAAGAAGGGGCGGAGTGAGCTTCAACAACAATGGGGCTTTTTCTATCGGTGACCTGGCATTTGGATTTGGACAAGGAATAATAACATCTTCTACATTGGGGGCCAGTTATGCCAATAAAAAGGAAAAGGAATATGAGGTGGATGGTAACTATTTCTTTTCCTATAGCGACTCCTATAATAAAGAGAAAACCTTTAGGGAGAATCTCTTACCGGACAATCGTTTTTTTACCGACATACAATCGAGTTTTACGGGCCGTACTAATTCCAATCAAGGCGCGGCTAATCTGGAGTTCGATTTAAGTGAAACACTTCGCATTACGGCGCAACCCACAATGAATGTAAGTAGAACTAACTCCATGGATTTTTCAAACACCTTGAATACCAATGAGGATGGGGAGTTGATAAATACTAATGTTACCGAAGAGACCAGTGATGGGTTTCAAAGAAATTTTTCCAACGAAATGGAAATCATGAAGAAGCTAGATACGCTTGGACGTTACTTTAGATTGAACTTTAGAAATAATAATAGGGCGGGGAACTCTACTTCTAACCTCAGATCCGTAAGTGAATTTTTTGGAGTAAGCCCAGACCAAAATATTCTAGATCAGGAAACTACCATTAAGAACTTGAGCGACCAGTATGAAATAGGAGTAAGGTATCGTCAACCCATTGGTAAGGAGGTTTTTCTGGATTTGGATTATAACTATGAAAATAGAACCCAAAAGAATGAAAGATATGTATATGGATTAGATGATATAACAGGGCGTTATGACATATTCAATGAAACGTTAAGTTCTGATTTTGAATTTACTAATGGTCAGCATACCCCATCTATGGCTTTTCGTCTTGACGGTAAAAAGCTTCGTTTTAGATTAAGTGCGGAGTATAATTTGATAGATTTGAAAAATAGGGACTTTTTACAGGACATTTCCTTTTCCAGGGACTATAATAAATTGTTGTTCAATTCCAATCTTAGTTACACTTTTGGACAAAATACCCGTCTATGGCTTTCCTATGATTCAGATTTAAATATACCATCCATTAATCAGATTCAGCCGGTCCCAAACGTAACAAATCCCTTAAATGTAATAGTTGGTAAACCAGATCTCTCTCCAACGGTAAATCACAATATTTACTTCAATTTCAATAATTTCAACTGGAAGGATAGGGAGGGGTTCTTCATCTATGCAGGCCTTAACTTTATACAGGATCAAATTGTAAACGTTACCGATACGGACGAAAACTTAATAAGAACCACAACCTTTGCCAATGTTAATGGAGCTTACAATCATTATGGGGCTATAAACTATTCCAAACAAATAAAAAAGGATAGTCTTTATACCTTGAAGATTAATCTAAGGCCTTATATAAACCGCCAAAAAAATATCGGCTTTACAAACGGAAGCCAGCTGGAGGCTAATCAATTCACGGTCTCACCAAGAATTGGTTTAACGTTCAATTACAAGGAAAAACTGGAATTGGAACCTGAATATACCTACGGGTTTAACAGTACCAAATACAACCTTGACCGACTGCAGGATATAAATTATATTACGCAGCGCTTAGCCCTTAAAATAACGACCTACTGGCCAAAAAACCTCATTTGGGGCAACGATATCACGTACTCCTATAATGGGAACGTAGGCCCTGGATTTGACAAGGATGCCGTGTTCTGGAATATGAGCCTGGGCCTACAAATAATGAAAAATAAAGGCACAGTTAAATTATTGGGGTATGATATTCTAAATCAAAACATAAACACCCGAAGAACCACAGGTCAGGATTTCATTCAGGATTATCAGGGAACGGTACTCAGAAGATATTTTATGGCAAGTTTTACTCTCAAGTTCGATTCTTTTGGGGGAAGTGGTCCACCAGAGAAAAAAGGGCCACAATTTATGAGGCTATAA